Proteins from one Kazachstania africana CBS 2517 chromosome 1, complete genome genomic window:
- the UAF30 gene encoding Uaf30p (similar to Saccharomyces cerevisiae TRI1 (YMR233W) and UAF30 (YOR295W); ancestral locus Anc_8.764), with protein sequence MSQGEEHPEDVSSFIPYIEAVVPIVASAETDLESIKLLIEDTFLCDLEPYKQDIDDLVRKRRNAFEEITENCISREEMKARQRKLVKDLIHRDSKQTAHDAYHRKRKKTSKSQVSEQRVQLSKDLEELLGLRQSTRAELVRLLWKYIEKNGLQNSDDEQEVFSDEKMRKVFGEKIDEFSINTILQRHTIDLPNNDPKKKKNMVNIEIEISNPSSSGSSGSSDDDEDDEDDEDGQEKEQETGGSKSADEFNTRSSISNEDSSDEISSSGYYSVDEFPNDPESDKPNGGLQGPSKESSSGIRSSGSPNENSSGVEDSVLSYQSPVDFSDVGQ encoded by the coding sequence ATGTCACAAGGAGAAGAGCATCCAGAAGATGTCAGTAGTTTTATTCCATATATTGAAGCAGTAGTACCCATCGTAGCCTCTGCTGAAACCGATCTGGAGTCGATCAAACTTTTGATTGAAGACACATTCCTATGTGATTTAGAACCGTATAAACAAGATATAGATGACCTTGtaaggaaaagaagaaatgcTTTCGAAGAGATTACAGAAAATTGTATATCTAGGGAAGAAATGAAAGCCAGGCAACGGAAACTAGTTAAGGACTTGATACATCGAGATAGCAAACAAACTGCTCACGATGCATATCATagaaagaggaaaaaaactAGCAAGTCCCAAGTTTCAGAACAAAGAGTGCAACTAAGTAAAGATTTAGAGGAGCTTCTTGGACTCAGGCAATCAACAAGAGCAGAGTTAGTAAGACTGTTATGGAAGTATATAGAAAAGAATGGTTTACAAAATTCTGATGACGAACAAGAAGTCTTCTctgatgaaaaaatgaGAAAGGTTTTTGGTGAGAAGATTGATGAGTTTTCAATTAACACAATTCTTCAACGTCATACCATCGATCtaccaaataatgatccaaagaagaaaaaaaacatggtaaacattgaaattgaaatatccAACCCTAGTAGCAGCGGCAGCAGCGGTAGCAGCGAcgatgatgaggatgatgaggatgatgagGATGGACAGGAGAAGGAACAAGAGACGGGAGGTAGCAAAAGTGCAGATGAATTTAATACTCGGTCTTCTATTTCTAATGAGGACTCGTCTGATGAGATTTCGTCGTCTGGGTATTATTCTGTTGACGAATTCCCCAATGATCCAGAGAGCGACAAGCCCAATGGCGGTTTACAGGGGCCATCTAAAGAGTCTTCATCTGGTATTAGATCTAGTGGAAGCCCCAATGAAAATTCTTCCGGAGTTGAAGACAGTGTCTTATCGTATCAA